From Equus przewalskii isolate Varuska chromosome 2, EquPr2, whole genome shotgun sequence:
ttaaatgtattttcatttttgtaggctttttaaaaattatgctgtaAGCAGTTAGGGAATTGAATATTATAAGCAGAACTATGGCTTTCtactattttctgatttttgttgaAAGGATACCACATTCCTCAAGTAGAAAATTATTGGTGTCACTCcaagtaagaagagaaaagactcaaagcagtcttatttttaatagaattaaatttcaggtaatttattttcaaaagaaatttatacaattatatactcaataaatatatttttgattcCAGTATTTTCATGTTTCAGacatttttgttgtatttgaaactacctgaaaatattttattcctgtttAAAGGTTTCAAATTATGAAAGCAAAAAATTCCAATAGCTAAGTGAGAGACCAGAAGAATAACTAACTAGCTAAAAAAGTTACTATCTTATGAACTGGCCGACTGCAAACAGAAGGTGAATCCTTCTTTTGATGACAACTACTTTCTCTTTAGAGTAAAGCTTGTACACATACAGATCTTTCCTTCCTCAATCAGTGCATTCcaggtctttttttcccccctcttacctgctttattgagatatagttcacataccataaaattcacccatctaaagtgtataattcagtggcttttagtataatcaccacaatcaattttagaatttttttgccCGAGAAGATACTCTGCTTCTTAGGCAtaaccctcccacccccagtaACCTAtcatctacttcctgtctctgtggatttacttattctagatatttctttaaagtggaatcatacagtatttgtccttttgtgtctggcttatttcacattcattgtattgtagcatgtgtcagaacttcattcctttttatggctgaatcatattccattgtatggatatatcacattttgtttatctgttcatcagttgatgggcgcttgagttgtttccatcttttggctactgtgaataatgctgcaatgaacatttgaatacaagtatctgtttgagtcctgttttctcttcttttgagtttatacccaggagtgaaattgctggatcatgtcaTAATTCTATGATAagcttttgaggaaccaccaaactgttttctacagcAACTGCACTATtatacatttccaccagcaatatagAAGGGTTCCaatctccacattcttgccaacacttattttctgtttgttttttttttttaaattacagccttcctagtaggtgtgaagtattatctcattttgattttaatttgcattttcctaatgattagtggtgatgagcatcttttcatgtgcttattggccatttgtatatcttctttggagaaatgtctattcaagtcttttgcctatttttttaattgaattgcttgtcttttttgttgagttgtgggagttctttatatattctggatattaaacccttcTCAGGTgcatgatttccaaatattttctttcattctgtaggttgtcttttcacttttttttgataatgtcctttgatgcacaaaaatttaatttagatgaagtctaatttatctatgtttttccttttgtcacttATTCTTTTGTTGTCATATATAAGAATCCATGACCAAGTTCACGGTCTTGAGGATGacccatatgttttcttctaagagttttatgtcttatgtttagattattgattcattttgagttaatttttgtatatggtggaAGGTAGCAATCCAACTTCCATTGGTCTAAATGTCTATCCTCATCCTATCTTTGCTGATTCACTCCTTTGCACTACTTTTATTCTCCTGTCCCAATCCCATATGATGGTGCTCATTTAAAGCAACCAGACAACTGGGCAGGGTGACAGAGCAGTGCTGTTTTGAGTTTATATCAGAGCATCTTTTTTCATAGGAATAAGTTGTTATATTGGCTCTCAAGTGTACGGAGACTTGAAGAGAGGTGAGATGAATTCTGAAAACAGAATATCTGTATTTTGCAAACAATTAGACATTTTCTCTGAAACTATTATATTATTACAAAACCTTAAGCCCTTATTTAAAAGTGCCCTTGATTCTTATGTTTTCTGGTATGTGTAACAAACAAAGCTGTACCTTAAACTAGGAATTGCGGGTggactttgtatattttgttgtaGTTAAACACAATTTAACATTGCAAATTGAAAAGGTTCTATACTGTTACTTCCAGGAATTTACTGCAGTAGCATCTGCCTTGTCGGTACTCAATAAATGCGtggtaaaagaatgaatgaatctttcTGAAGTAGATTTCTCTTAATTTCCTATGCAAAATATGTCCTAATATATACACATtctcaatataatttatttctcttacatGGGCATCCGTCACTTTGATTTTTCCCAAATAACCTCATGTCCTTGTAAACTAatttattttagccattattatatattattaattttgtggCATTCATTTTATACTAATCAATCCTAAAGCATCCTACAGTATTCTCTGTAGAAATGGATTTCAGAGTCAGTTATGAATAGGAATTGAGTCTAGTTGATTGAGAAATTAGTGATAATTCACAGGGGTCTGAGAAAAGAGCCGGCTTCATTAACTCAGATTGCATCTCCTGCAGTGGCCACATTTCTACCCAGATGAACGATGGAGTATATGTTTTCTGACTTCCTTTGCTGTCAATAGATCTTCTTTGTCTGTAGTTGTACCAAAACTGATGGATCATTTCTTTGAATGGTCTTGTAGTCAGAGTATAGAGAATTGGGTTTAAAGCACTGTTGataggcaaaataaaaatcaccaccCAAGAGTTTATGgtacctggaaaagaaaaatgaaataattttaatgtttatggATGTTTACAAAGTATAGAAACCcccttttccttgtttctcctccagccccctttTGAGTCTTAATGTTTTCCCTTTGATGTCACATAATTAAATACCAAGGCTATATGTGTTTCCAGGCTGTCTTTCCAGGGTGCCAGTGTTTGAGGGGAGTGCTGGTGCTGCAAAAAAACAGGGCTCTTTGCTAAGCAGTTTTTCTTGAATACATCAACAAAAGTATTCGATTAGGTAGAAATATTTTCCACCAAGTGATTGTATAtcacttttcaaatgttttgattACTGGATAGTACATatagcatttctcagaatatatagACTTATCtttgataaatttcttttctgctatttatttggttttaaaaataggtatGCATTTTTAGGCTTTTGACTAGatatttatttcagtaaaaaCATCTTTGCTAACCTTATCTTAAAAATCACTGTAGTGTATATGCAACTACCaaatattgagatttttattataatttaactGATGCTATCTTCCTTCCTTGTTGCTTATAAAATGTAAGATACTGTCACCCCCAACCAcgggaaaaagtaaaattaaaattgtatgtttgtaaatttttaaaatgtgaatatgtaCTGCATTATACATACAGTTAACAggattttgcatatttttttattgtggtagaaaACATAACttaaaatgtactattttaaccatttttaggtatacagttcaggggcattaagtacattcacattgtcgtgcaaccatcaccatcatccatctccagaactttttcttcttcccgaAATGAAACTGGGTTAAACAATgactctccattccctcctccccccgaCCCCTGACAATACCATTCACAAACGCTCtgtttatgaatttgactactctagttacttcatataggtggaatcatacaatatttgtccttttgtgacttgcttatttcacttagcataatgtcttcaaggtccatccgtatTGAAACATGTATGAGAATTTGCTCCCTTTAtcaggctgaataataatccattgtgtgtatacaacacattttgtttatccattcatccgttgatggacacttgggttgtttccctcttttggctattgtaaataatgctacaatgaacatgggtgtacaaatgtctgagttcctgctttcaattcttttgggtataaatccagaagtggaagtgctgggtcaTATAAaattctatgcttaattttttgaggaacatcatactgttttctatagcagctgcgccattttacattcccaccagcgattCACAAGAgttccagcttctccacatcctcaccaagacttaTTTtcgttttttttgataatagccatgtTAATGAGTGTGATGCACATGATTTTAAATATCAAGGATGTTTTCTTCTGTCATCTCTCACAGCCTGGAGTACTGTTCTCTAAACTGCTATGTATTCCGGGAAGAAAAATTTCGTATATTCTGAAAAAAGCGAAGTAATTATCTGATAATTGTTTTGACCTGTTTTCCTTTCCGGTCATCTTAAGCATGGCATTACCAGAATTTCAACACATTAAGTGTAATTTGTTTGAGTCATTGTTCCTTGGTTTCAATAGTAATTGTGTTTTTAGGCATTTATGGAAAGAACCGAACAGCTTCCTCCCAGTAAACATTTCATTGATGAACAAAGCTTGAAGTTCATTTAACTCTGACTTATAATTCTTAATGAGTTAGTGTTAAggatcttaattttctttcttagaggAACATTGCAGGAAcagatttattgtttctttatagaaagaaaagagaaagctgtACCTGGTATTTCTACCTGAAGCAATGAAAGAAATTTCAGTACAAAAATGGGTATCCAGCATAATGCATCGGtaaatacaataaagaaaaaccgTTTGGCAAGGATCATCTCTTTTTTGACTTGATTCCGTATTTCAGTTGCTGTTATAGCACTTTGATGAACGCTGTAAAACATGCTTCCATAGGAAAAAACTATGATGATAAATGCTGCCAAGTTAATACCTGTTTAGAACACAAAGATTATTGTTAATGtatatgcacatttttttaaaacaaacaaagaaaacttacCCTTAGCTGTTATTAAGGAGAAGATGCAAACAACATAGCATGTTTTTTGTTCTTCATAAGAATTACTAAGGTACTCAaaaatcatacatttttaaaaatttgaagtaGTGAAGTAATGAAGGATTATgacatgtttaatttaaaaatggcatCTTAAAATGAGATTATAGTGATTCAATGAATATCCTGAGTCTATTAAATTAATCTCtctagtattattttttttcctaattcaatTACTTTAAGTTAtactttgagaatattttttataagaGAAAACGCTTGTATATCTACTCTCAAGCCAAAGACTTGTGTGGCTACTTTGAGTTTGTTCAAGTTCTAAAGGCAaagagttaaaatatattttgcttagtATTTTTAGGGTGAATGCATGAAATACAAATGTTTAATGTCTTGTCTTATTAAGGTGCATCATGTTGGAATTTATATGATAAAGGGgtaatttaggaaaaaattccCCTCAGGGAATTCTGATAGAATCTACCCCCAATGTCAATGAGAAAAACCAATTAgagctgaaataaaaatttgtaagcATTAGAAGGCATAATGAGGTTCATACTGTGATTTAGTCTAACATTTGAATGAAAGGGCTTATAATACAGAATTTCTTACCAAGAAAAATTGCCACTGAGTAAATCTGGGCTCCAATACTTTCTGTGTCTTCTGAATGAAGAGGGAAACATACTCCATTGGTGCcatagtagtttttaaaaaattccttattGCTCAATGGAATGAGAGCCACTATAAACCCAATAATCCAAATGAGAATCAGAACTGTAATTGTTCTGCATTTTCCAGGTCTTAAACATCTAAAAGGATACACAATGCAGATATATTTTTCCAGTgtcagaaatgttaaaagtaaCACTGATACTTCTGTGGACAGAATGGCCAAAGATCCCACAAGCTGACAATGAATGCTCTCCATCCACAGCTGTGCATACTTATTGTATTCTCCACGAAACTTCAGGTCAAAGGCTCCAATCACAAATAGATATATTCCCATTAGGCAGTCAGCACCTATAGGAACAGTAAATTGCACAAATTTGAGAAATAAGTAGGTATAATGAAATTATCATAagcagttatatttttaatattggcaaAAAATAAGCCAAATTTCCTCTATCTTGGGAGGAGGtaatttttattctaagaattcATTTATGAGTAAGGACCTCTTCATCAACTCTCTTTGATAGCCACTCTTATAGCACCCTCTACAGCTAATTATAAAATCATTTCTCGTCTGTTTTCCTCTAATACGCTAGACTAAGCAGGAATCTTGTCTGTTGTGTTTTCCATTCTAGTCCTATCACCTAGgagtgttgaataaatgaataaaatgcaatTATGTTGAGCATTCAATTAGAGATATTATTATTTAGTTCACCACTTCCAATGAAATTCTCCCAATTAACAAGATAAGGACGTCATGCAAAATCCCAGAGGAAGTAATTCAGAAGTTGTTGTGATAGACTAATGACTATGAATTTTGAAGTCTATAATTTAGAAGGTATGAATAATGATGAAGCACTTTGTAGTCAGTACAATTTTGAGGGGCTTGAATTTACCCAGAGCTGGCCTAAGCAAACCTGTTCcgtctgattcttttttcctaattttacagcattctctgtctctttttaggCATTCTCTTCCTTCATATCAGCTGTAAGTGAGATACGCTACTTAgtatagttgcttttttttttttttttttttggtgaggaagattggccctgagctaacatctcttgccaatcttcctttttttgcttgagaaagattgttgctgagctaaatctgtgccaatcttcctctattttgtatgtgtcatgtggccacagcatagcttgatgagtggtgtgtagatctgtgcccgggggccagcccagtggcacagcggttaaattcgcatattctgctttggtggtccagaatttgctggttcagatcctgggtgtggacctacacatcacttgtcaagctgtgctgtgacaggcaacccacatataaagtggaggaagatgcgcacaaatgttagctcagggccagtcttcctcagcaaaaggaggagtattggcagtggatgttagctcagggctaatcttcctcaaataaaagaaaagaaaagaaaaaaaaaatagatttgtgCCCGGGagccaaactggtgaaccctgggccaccaaagtggaatgtgcaaacttaaccactatgccaccaggctggccccagtatatttgctttttaagcaCACATTACATATTAGAAAGCAAATGAGATTTTTTCACTGTGCAAGCTTTCTACACAAAGTGCCTAAAATCACATCACTGTATAAATCATAAAGCTGACTCTTATCCTTAAACGCTGAAATTATAGTCTAGCCTTCACCAGGGAAATTGAGCATACTCAAAATTTTGTAGCTAACAATACAAAGTAGTAAATAATTTCTGAGTTCTATTTCTTAGGTGGCTTGAAAAAAACAATTAGACATTAGACTTTGAATGAGGGTAGGGGTGAGACATGGAACAGCACACATAAAAAAGTAGAACATCACGTGGGTTAATGCTCGCTTGAGGAAGTGTAGATAAATTACAGGCCACTTGACCCACACTATAAACACCCTGAGGACTggtttcttgcttattttttttaagattttattttttcctttttctccccaaagcccccggtacatagttgtatattcttagttgtgtgggtccttctagttgtggcatgtgggacgccgcctcagcgtggcccgacgagtgggtaccgtgtccatgcccaggattcgaaccgctggagcactgggccgcctgcagtggagtgcgcgaacccaaccactcggctacgaggccggcccctcttgcttattttttttgtagTCCTCATTTAGTATAATACCTTGCAACACATttcaaaaacttttgaaaaaatttaacactacctaaaaacattttcttatttaaatgcttaaaattatGAAGGGAAAAGATTCTAGTAGCTCAGAGACCAGAGAAACAACTATTTGTTGTCAATATCTATGAACTGGATCtgcaaacaaaaagtaaatacagCTCTAGACATAAAAATGTGATTATGAAACGTTGCAATTGTATTCACAGTAAAAGAGTTTACCTACATAGTAAAAGATttgctttaataaaatattatgacttcagagaagaaaactaacAAATGAGAGCTTCTCTATGAGACAAAACTAATGAATGAGAGCTTCGTTAATCTATGTAAGGTGATTGAATTTCCTCgttttaaaagcttattttcttttttttaaatatacttttgtgttttttttgcagggaaagattcaccctgagctaacatctgttgtcaatattcctctttttctttcttttttgttttcctccccaaagcctcagtgcatggttctatatcctagttgtaagtccttctagttcttctatgtgagccgcggCCAgccatggcaactgacagatgagtagcgTGGTTCTGGGAAGGGGAAAtaaacctgggccaccgaggtAAGGAcagtgccgaactttaaccactaaaccatcagggctggttctaaaaacttattttctttctgatcactaaagtaattttattttcattggaGTGAATGTGAAAACAACATAtaagcaataaagagaaattttaaaaatctcgtAATTCTACCACTCTGTTTAGTTATTTTCTAATAGCAATGCTTTTGTATATTTCAAAACTATAATTCCTCTTCAACTAGGAAGTACTCACAGCAGAGAGAAATGATTGACATGGCATGCAGCTTGTTCTCAGACCTGATGTAAGGTCGCATGCAAATGACAAAGATGTTTCCGAAGCATGTAACTGCAGATACAACCCAGACGAAGACTCTCTGAATAATGCTCGCCAAGAGATTCTCTAGGGATGAGATTCCATCCGTGTTTGGTTTACAGCTGCGAACATGTGGTGCATATCTACAATACtggaatttcttaaaatatctgatgcacaaagagaaagtgaaataagattttaaatttaactcAGTGTCActatacattaatatttattttctacattttcgCAGTAGAAAGAAAATGTCTTATATGTAGGATGCAGACGAATGTCAAACGTTAGGGATCCAGAAGCTTTAAACTTGTTTAATTCTCATTAACTTGATTTTACTGTAAAAGAATGTGTGGGTGAGAACAATGAATAGGCATAATGAATATACCAGTGTTAGACATGTCTTcgaatacagtcatgtgctgcataatgagtTTTCTGTCAACAAGGGACTACACATATGATGGCGGTCCCATCAGATTATAATAGAGCTGAAAAATTTCTATTACCCAATGACGTAGCCATCATAATGTAGCACAACGCcttactcatgtgtttgtggtgatgctggtgtaaatgACCTATTGcactgccagtcatataaaaatataggacatacaattatgtacagtacataatacatGATAATAAacactatgttactggtttatgtatttactattctATATTCTTAATCATTATTTTAGATCTCTTCTACtccttttacttaaaaaaagtttactgtaaaagaCTATGCCATGTTATGCCAGCAACAGCCTGCTACATCTTGTGTTTACCACCTCTCtttattgcattattttctcttgtgcttgatttaagtacactctgatgtttgcacaatgacacaTTTGCccaacgacacatttctcagaatgtatccttgcCGTTAAGCAATGCACGACTGTATAAATAAACTGTTAGCATGGGATCAAAGGAATCCATCCAAGGAAACTTTTACTGGGTTTTTAGTATTTGGCATATGTAAATACACTGTTACACGGCTCTTATTGTTGCTGCAACTGATCTTGCTTTTAACCTCAGGAGAAGAGTGAAgtgctttctcctctgtgtttccATGGCTTTTCTATTATAGAAGTTATTATGTATCTATAATTACTTCTTAACATGCCTTCCTCTTACATTAGATTTTGGTAAGTAAtaaagtgttcagtaaatatttgttgagtgaattctTTCACCAATAGAGAGACTCCCTCCCCTTGTTGATAAAGACACCATCTGGTTAATCAATAATTACTACTATTTTACCGGCAAcaccaacaccatttattgagcatcttctaggTACCAGGAATAAATTCTCAAATGAActccatgaggtaggtattagTATCACCATAGGAGGAGATGAATCTTTAATAGAGGCAAATTATTTGCTAGGaaattttctaataaatgtaGTAATTGAGATTCAAATTAGATCTATTTATCTCTAAAGCCATGTACTCTGGCAAAAAATATGAATGATCTTCATAGTGTAAAGAGGTGTAGTAATACAAGATAAAAGCTCGGCAATTACAGGATATTGTCCTGTTGATTAACTCCTGCTGCCCAGATGCCTAGGTCTGCCATGGTTTCTGCCCAGTTCAAGTCTGTTCCTTGGAGTTTGTGAGCTTCGCCATTTCCTTTCAATAAAATCTTTTGTTTAATTTAGTCAGAGTGTTGTGTAGAACCAAGGAAACTTTTATAAGCATTCTCTCTAAGGAATTATAAAGAACAAAAGTAGAGTGTACTGTGTTAGACTTAAAATATAAGCAAGATCACAGAGTGGTGGTGGCTGACTCAACACTTTCTAGATTATTGAGAATTAATTACCCTGGAGGTCATTCTAATACCTGCTATAGGATTGCAttcaattaaagaaaatgtttctaaagcATGTAATCGATGGTACAATGAGACACACTGTTAgaataaaagatttttcaaagTTTCTGTCTTATCCGTACACACTTGCTCCAATCGTGCCCTGACCTTGGGGCAATTTTCACTAAGGAGGATTTCTCCTTACCTTCCTCCATTTAcaggaattatttatttataattatcttaTGTTGTTTATCTAAATTCCTACTTCTTCTGGTAGCGCTTACACCATGTGTACAAATTACTAGCTCATTAGGCAAACATCAAAGTGTATAAATGGTAACAGAGCTGAGGAGAACTTACAGGACTCAGTGGGTTCCCTCCACACTCGTGTTCTCTGACGTTCAAAAGCTCTCCTTTGATTTTACCAAACCATGGAAAACTAAAAGTAATCCTGCCCAGTATAAACACTTTAAGAGTTAATTATTGTTTAGGCAAATCAGTCAGTAGAAAATGTTAATAGATTGGCTGCATTGGGTATGGATGTATTAGCACAATAGGTGTGgacacataaaaatttaaaatcaaggtgaagaacaagaaaaatatctgctTACATGTGAGAGAGATTCATAAGAGGTCTAAACATCCTTTGTTGGATATTTGAAATTTCAATTCCTTCTAGGCtgctaaaaatatcaaattaattgTCAAAATAACATATATTATACAGGGTATAATAAAATGAGTTTTTGTGAAGGACAATTTAATAAAATGCTGTTAGTTAATACTTATTCTGAACCAAACATTCATACTCAGCCTGCTCTAGGtacttcctcaatttcttttggATTCtgttatttatacatatatatctcccCTGTTTGAAATTTTTAGATCCTCATAGATCATGGCACAATGCTTTGTGCACAGtaactactcaataaatatttgtggaataaaggAACAAGCATTATCCTTTAGACAATATTACAGTAGCAGaggagttttacatttttgaaatttttctaataatttttaaatatgtttttctaataaaatgccattttacTGAGGGAACATTTAAATGAACTGAAGCTTATCTTTTTAAGGCAATTATTAGAtcctaaaagaatttttttgtatgtgtgtgttgtgcaaGTAAAGATTTATATAATCTATAATATTCCATCTTGGAGTAAAGATGGCTATAATGAATTCTTAGATATCCAGTGCTAATGGAGGAATGAACATGCATAGATGCCTTCAGAAGAtcaaagcaaacaatccaatatAAGCTCCTGGTGATTAtaggaaaacataaaatgattCATCATTATCtaatttttagtttataaacATGTAAGATAAAGCTAATAGCTGTTTGTTTATAGTCCAGCAAGCACTCATCTTATATGTTTTTGTGGAACTTAATTAATATCCTGGGAATAAAGCTTCCGATTTGAAATATTccataaatcttattttatagaatttattagctagtaatatataaataaaaattttatcataaaactATCCCCACAGGTGTATACTTACAGAGACTTGAGTTTGACAAGGTGATCAAATtggttttcttgaattttctggaTTGGATTATAGGAAAgattcctgtttttttaaaaaaagcaacagtaGGTCACTTCTAGAAACTGCTTGAGTAAAGAGAAAGTATGTCTGTTGACTTTGGGTTACTTTTAAACATTAGCAACAAAAGTACAGTAACAACACTTGCCTCACAGGGTTCATTGgacatttaaatgaattaatggagataaaacacttagaacaatgcctagctGTTAGTAAGGACTCTATGATTGTGTTCATgatagagagagagggaagacaaCATGGGCATAAAGGTGGAGTTGTCAAGAAATGGCTCCCACCAGAGAAGTGGTAGGGTACCCAGAGAGAAATCACACCTACTTCACATGCCTAGGAGCAGAGGTGGTttaaattctcttaaaaaatctcatttagtCACAATTTGAATTAATGGAGTCACATTGAATACTTTTTACAATAAATCTTATGTCAAAGGTGGCATATTGTACTAGGGATTTGTGAAGCATTAAATGAAAAGTAGAAGGCTAGAGCTAAGAACAAAGACACATAGAACAGTGACAGTACATGTgaatttaaacagagaaaatttcaGAATCTTTGTAAAACAACACCTTGAAACAAGAATCATTGGTTAAAAGGAGCTTCTCAGGGCAAGATCTCTCTTTAAGAAATTTATTCTAGATTAGACCATTAGTTAGGTGGGTGAGGGAGGAGTTGTTGGAGGGTGGTAATtacaggaagcaggaaagagaggaagaatgacaataaaaaatgaattgtataaaagaaacaaagtggACTCAACAATCTAGGAATGGAAGAGAACtatcttaacataataaaggccatatgtgaaagcccacagctaacgtcataTTCAACAGTAAAAGACCTAGAGCCTTTCTTCTAAAATCAATGCTAAGACAgggatgcctgctttcaccacttctattcaacgtagtactgaaagtcctagccagagtaattaggcaagaaaaagaaataaaaggcattcaaattggaaaggaagacaaaattatctctgttcactgATGACACAATCTCACGCGTAGAAAATCTTTAAGatttcatgcacacacacacaaaactgttagaactaataaacaaattcagcaaagtttccAAATACAAaagcaacacacaaaaatcaaattcatttctatacactaacaatgaacaatctgaaaaaaaaaaggaaattgattccattttatgatggtatcaaaagaaaaaaatacttgggaGTAAACtaaaggtgaaagacttgtactttgaaaacaaaatgctgctgaaagaaattaaagaacacaataaatggaaagacattctgtgtttACAGATTGGCAGACTTAATATCaataagatgtcaatactacagATTCTATGTGTCAATActacaaagcaatctacagattcagtgcaatctctattaaagtcccaatgatattttttgctgaaataggaaaatctatcctaaaatttatatggaatctcaagggagcctaaattgctaaaacaatcttgaaaaagaagaacaaatttgg
This genomic window contains:
- the RXFP1 gene encoding relaxin receptor 1 isoform X5 — its product is MTSGPVFFYILIFGEYFAHGSGQHVKCSLGYFPCGNMTKCLPQFLHCNGVDDCGNQADEYNCGDNNGWSLQFDKYFTTNYRMTSPYSSEAGASECLLGSVPVQCLCHDLELDCDKTNLRDVPSVSSNVTKMSLQWNLIRKLPPDGFRKYHDLQKLCLQNNKIRSVSIYAFRGLYSLTKLYLSHNRITFLKPGVFEDLHRLEWLIIEDNHLSRISPLTFYGLNSLILLALMDNVLTCLPDKPLCQHMPRLRWLDFEGNHFHNLRNLTFISCSNLTVLVMRKNKINQLNENTFAPLQKLDELDLGSNKIENLSPNVFKDLKELSQLNLSYNPIQKIQENQFDHLVKLKSLYFKKFQYCRYAPHVRSCKPNTDGISSLENLLASIIQRVFVWVVSAVTCFGNIFVICMRPYIRSENKLHAMSIISLCCADCLMGIYLFVIGAFDLKFRGEYNKYAQLWMESIHCQLVGSLAILSTEVSVLLLTFLTLEKYICIVYPFRCLRPGKCRTITVLILIWIIGFIVALIPLSNKEFFKNYYGTNGVCFPLHSEDTESIGAQIYSVAIFLGINLAAFIIIVFSYGSMFYSVHQSAITATEIRNQVKKEMILAKRFFFIVFTDALCWIPIFVLKFLSLLQVEIPGTINSWVVIFILPINSALNPILYTLTTRPFKEMIHQFWYNYRQRRSIDSKGSQKTYTPSFIWVEMWPLQEMQSELMKPALFSDPCELSLISQSTRLNSYS